The following proteins come from a genomic window of Oricola thermophila:
- the rimP gene encoding ribosome maturation factor RimP, producing MSDATLAPIENDEPRIVRETGVDARVASIVEPVLNSAGYRLVRVRLSGMNGLTLQIMAERADGTMTVEDCEDVSRMISPLLDVEDPIDRAYHLEISSPGIDRPLVRMSDFARWRGHIAKIETSVMVDGRKRFRGTITGMTQDAVTIEADKAKLGEAMVADIPFEAVSEARLILTDELIRAALKADKAARLARGLEVGDDDDNEDTASDSDAEA from the coding sequence GTGAGCGACGCAACTCTGGCGCCGATAGAAAATGACGAACCGCGGATCGTTCGCGAGACGGGTGTCGACGCACGTGTGGCGTCGATCGTCGAGCCGGTTCTCAATTCGGCCGGCTACCGGCTGGTTCGCGTTCGCCTTTCCGGCATGAATGGCCTGACCTTGCAGATCATGGCGGAGCGCGCCGACGGCACCATGACGGTCGAGGATTGCGAGGATGTCAGCCGCATGATCTCGCCGCTGCTCGACGTGGAAGATCCGATCGACCGGGCCTACCATCTCGAGATTTCGTCGCCCGGCATCGACCGGCCACTGGTCCGAATGTCCGATTTTGCCCGGTGGCGGGGCCACATCGCCAAGATCGAGACCTCGGTTATGGTCGATGGACGCAAGCGGTTCCGGGGCACGATTACCGGCATGACGCAGGACGCGGTGACGATCGAGGCGGACAAGGCGAAGCTCGGCGAGGCGATGGTCGCGGACATACCCTTCGAAGCGGTCTCCGAAGCGAGGCTGATCCTGACCGACGAGCTGATCCGTGCCGCGCTCAAGGCCGACAAGGCCGCCCGCCTGGCCCGCGGACTGGAGGTCGGGGACGATGACGACAACGAGGATACCGCATCGGACAGCGATGCGGAGGCTTGA
- the trmB gene encoding tRNA (guanosine(46)-N7)-methyltransferase TrmB, with product MTGERRTRSTEAFFGRRRGKALRPRQSDLLERLLPRWKLDLEAPAPDRLSDIFDNAPSRIVLEIGFGGGEHLLHRAQEDPDAGFIGVEPFVNSMAKFLAAAEDAGVANIRLYDDDATRLLDWLPGACLDGIDLLYPDPWPKKKHWKRRFVNAANLDRFARVMKPGANFRFASDIDTYVNWTLAHLHAHPAFDWTARNAADWREPFEGWPGTRYEAKALREGRTPAYLTFRRR from the coding sequence ATGACCGGCGAGCGCCGTACCCGATCGACCGAGGCCTTCTTCGGGCGCCGGCGCGGCAAGGCGCTGCGTCCTCGCCAGTCCGATCTTCTCGAGCGTCTTCTGCCGCGCTGGAAGCTGGACCTGGAGGCGCCTGCGCCAGACCGCCTGTCCGACATCTTCGACAACGCGCCAAGCCGGATCGTATTGGAGATCGGCTTCGGCGGCGGCGAACACCTGCTGCACCGGGCGCAGGAGGACCCGGATGCCGGGTTCATCGGGGTCGAGCCCTTTGTCAACTCGATGGCGAAATTTCTCGCGGCCGCAGAGGACGCGGGCGTGGCCAACATCCGTCTCTATGACGATGATGCCACGCGACTTCTCGACTGGCTGCCCGGGGCATGCCTGGACGGCATAGACCTGCTCTATCCCGATCCCTGGCCGAAGAAGAAGCACTGGAAGCGCCGTTTCGTGAATGCGGCGAACCTCGATCGTTTTGCCCGCGTCATGAAGCCGGGTGCGAACTTCCGCTTCGCCTCCGATATCGACACCTATGTCAACTGGACGCTTGCGCATCTGCACGCCCATCCGGCCTTCGACTGGACGGCGCGCAATGCTGCCGACTGGCGCGAACCATTCGAGGGATGGCCGGGGACGCGATATGAGGCCAAGGCGCTCCGTGAAGGCCGCACGCCTGCCTATCTGACCTTTCGGCGCCGTTAG
- the metK gene encoding methionine adenosyltransferase — MARQDYFFTSESVSEGHPDKVCDRISDEIVDLIYREARRHGEDEKWRVRVACEALATTNRVVIAGEVRVPESMLKKDKSGNFVTDATGHPMVNPAKFRSAARRAIRDIGYEQNGFHWKTCRIDVLLHGQSADIAQGVDNAADRQGEEGAGDQGIMFGYACNETPELMPAPIYYAHKILELLAAARHAGEGEAAKLGPDAKSQVTVRYRNGKPSEVTQIVLSTQHLDDSWDSNKVRAVVEPYIREALGDLPIAADCNWYINPTGKFVIGGPDGDAGLTGRKIIVDTYGGAAPHGGGAFSGKDTTKVDRSAAYAARYLAKNVVAAGIADRCSIQLSYAIGVAQPLSVYVDTAGTGKVADAAIEDALRKVMDLSPTGIRRHLDLNKPIYAKTAAYGHFGRKPGRDGSFSWEKTNLVKPLKEALGLK, encoded by the coding sequence ATGGCGCGCCAGGACTATTTCTTCACCTCCGAATCGGTCTCGGAAGGCCATCCGGACAAGGTCTGCGACCGCATTTCCGACGAGATCGTTGATCTGATCTATCGGGAGGCGCGCAGGCACGGCGAGGACGAGAAGTGGCGCGTCCGGGTTGCCTGCGAGGCGCTGGCAACTACGAACCGGGTCGTCATTGCCGGCGAGGTGCGAGTTCCTGAGAGCATGCTCAAGAAGGACAAGTCCGGCAATTTCGTCACGGATGCAACGGGCCATCCAATGGTCAATCCGGCGAAATTCCGCTCTGCCGCGCGCCGCGCTATCCGCGACATCGGCTACGAGCAGAACGGATTCCACTGGAAGACCTGCCGCATCGACGTGCTTCTGCACGGCCAGTCTGCCGACATTGCCCAGGGCGTCGACAATGCCGCCGACCGGCAGGGGGAGGAAGGTGCCGGCGACCAGGGCATCATGTTCGGCTATGCCTGCAACGAGACGCCGGAACTGATGCCGGCTCCGATCTACTACGCGCACAAGATCCTGGAGTTGCTGGCGGCCGCGCGCCATGCGGGTGAAGGCGAAGCGGCAAAGCTCGGTCCCGATGCCAAGTCGCAGGTCACCGTGCGCTATCGCAACGGCAAGCCGTCGGAAGTGACCCAGATCGTACTGTCGACCCAGCATCTGGACGACAGCTGGGACAGCAACAAGGTCAGGGCCGTGGTCGAGCCTTATATCCGCGAGGCTCTCGGCGACCTGCCGATCGCCGCGGACTGCAATTGGTACATCAACCCCACGGGCAAGTTCGTCATTGGTGGCCCTGACGGCGATGCCGGGTTGACGGGTCGCAAGATCATCGTCGACACCTATGGCGGCGCCGCACCGCATGGCGGCGGCGCCTTTTCCGGCAAGGACACCACCAAGGTGGACCGTTCCGCCGCCTATGCCGCGCGCTACCTTGCCAAGAACGTTGTCGCCGCCGGGATCGCCGACAGGTGCTCGATCCAGCTCTCCTATGCCATCGGCGTGGCCCAACCCTTGTCGGTCTATGTCGACACCGCCGGTACCGGCAAGGTCGCGGACGCGGCGATCGAGGATGCGCTGCGCAAGGTCATGGACCTGTCCCCGACCGGCATCCGCAGGCATCTCGATCTCAACAAGCCGATTTATGCCAAGACGGCCGCCTATGGTCATTTCGGCCGCAAGCCCGGCCGTGACGGCTCCTTCTCCTGGGAGAAGACCAATCTGGTCAAGCCGTTGAAGGAAGCGCTCGGACTGAAATGA
- a CDS encoding helix-turn-helix domain-containing protein has protein sequence MADNKKQPNPIDIHVGSRIRLRRTMLGMSQEKLGEALGITFQQVQKYEKGTNRVGASRLQNMAGILGVPVSFFFEDAPGDGGEVSATGVSENSASYVVNFLSSSEGLQLNRAFVRISDSRVRKRIIELVKALAAESEEG, from the coding sequence ATGGCCGACAACAAGAAGCAACCCAATCCGATTGACATTCATGTCGGCAGCCGCATCCGGCTGCGCCGGACCATGCTCGGAATGAGCCAGGAAAAGCTGGGAGAGGCGCTCGGCATCACATTCCAGCAGGTTCAGAAATACGAAAAGGGCACGAACCGCGTCGGGGCCAGCCGGCTGCAGAACATGGCGGGGATCCTTGGCGTGCCCGTGTCCTTTTTCTTCGAGGATGCGCCGGGGGATGGAGGCGAGGTCTCCGCGACCGGGGTGTCGGAGAATTCCGCTTCCTACGTCGTGAACTTCCTGTCCAGTTCCGAAGGCCTTCAGCTCAATCGCGCCTTCGTCCGGATATCCGATTCGCGCGTGCGCAAGCGCATAATCGAGCTGGTCAAGGCGCTGGCCGCCGAGTCCGAAGAGGGCTAG
- the lnt gene encoding apolipoprotein N-acyltransferase yields the protein MERLANRILLTTGWRRAFLAVLAGAVTVLAQAPFHLFFVCFLTFPLLVWLLDGAVARPSRSLVASAWPAFSTGWWFGFGYFAAGMWWIGNALFVEAEALAWLWPFAVTLIPAVLAMFYGLAAVFARMLWSDGIGRIFALAFGFGLAEWLRSYAFTGFPWNAIGYAAMPVPELMQSASVVGLYGMNALAVLAFALPACIARTRLRAGLSMGLIALQLGGHATFGYWRLHHAPEADTDAVVVRVVQPAIDQSEKWDRARRSEIFDMLTALSEKPNGSDTRPALVVWPETSVPYVLTEAPGAVAAIAEMLGEGQILLAGAVRAGERTEGGEPTWYNSILAVNDEGVIIDAADKKHLVPFGEYLPFREIAERFGLRKIADADRGYSPASLRRTMSLPGGVVVLPSVCYEAIFPYAVASEGEPPTLIVNVTNDAWYGDTPGPYQHLHQARIRAVENGLPMVRAANNGLSAVFDAHGRQLGALGYDVRGAFEAPVASPLEMTLYRTHGWQIVSGIFSLFAAIAALARIVGAGLRSRATRKMTRFV from the coding sequence ATGGAGCGTCTAGCCAACCGAATATTGCTGACGACCGGCTGGAGAAGGGCCTTTCTGGCAGTCCTCGCGGGCGCTGTCACGGTTCTCGCCCAGGCGCCGTTTCACCTGTTTTTCGTCTGTTTCCTGACCTTCCCGCTCCTGGTCTGGCTGCTGGATGGCGCGGTGGCGCGGCCGTCGCGCTCCCTCGTGGCCTCCGCCTGGCCGGCGTTTTCGACCGGCTGGTGGTTCGGCTTCGGCTATTTCGCGGCCGGAATGTGGTGGATCGGCAACGCCCTCTTCGTCGAGGCGGAGGCGCTTGCCTGGCTGTGGCCCTTCGCGGTCACGCTGATACCGGCGGTCCTTGCCATGTTCTACGGGCTTGCCGCGGTCTTCGCCCGGATGCTGTGGTCGGACGGCATCGGCCGCATCTTTGCGCTCGCCTTCGGTTTCGGCCTTGCCGAATGGCTGCGCAGTTACGCCTTCACCGGCTTCCCCTGGAATGCCATTGGCTATGCGGCGATGCCGGTACCCGAGCTGATGCAGTCGGCCTCGGTCGTTGGTCTATACGGCATGAACGCGCTCGCGGTTCTCGCCTTCGCCCTGCCAGCCTGCATTGCCCGCACGCGCCTGCGCGCGGGCCTTTCGATGGGGCTGATCGCTCTCCAGCTGGGCGGCCATGCGACCTTTGGCTACTGGCGTCTTCACCATGCCCCCGAAGCCGACACGGACGCCGTGGTCGTGCGCGTGGTGCAGCCGGCGATCGACCAGTCGGAAAAATGGGATCGGGCACGGCGTTCCGAGATATTCGACATGCTGACGGCCCTGTCCGAGAAGCCGAACGGGAGCGATACGCGTCCGGCCCTGGTCGTCTGGCCGGAGACCTCCGTGCCCTATGTGCTGACCGAGGCGCCCGGCGCTGTTGCCGCCATCGCGGAAATGCTGGGCGAGGGCCAGATCCTGCTCGCCGGCGCGGTGCGTGCCGGGGAACGGACCGAGGGCGGGGAACCGACTTGGTACAATTCGATCCTTGCCGTGAATGACGAAGGCGTCATCATCGATGCGGCCGACAAGAAGCACCTTGTTCCCTTCGGCGAATATCTTCCCTTCCGGGAGATCGCGGAGCGCTTCGGCCTGCGGAAGATCGCCGATGCGGATCGCGGCTATTCGCCCGCCAGCCTGCGCCGCACGATGTCGCTGCCCGGCGGCGTGGTGGTGCTGCCGTCCGTCTGCTACGAGGCGATATTCCCCTACGCGGTCGCGTCCGAGGGCGAGCCGCCGACCCTGATCGTCAATGTGACCAACGATGCCTGGTACGGCGATACGCCCGGCCCCTATCAGCATCTCCACCAGGCGCGGATTCGCGCGGTCGAAAACGGCTTGCCAATGGTTCGCGCCGCCAACAATGGCCTGTCGGCCGTGTTCGATGCCCATGGCCGTCAGCTGGGCGCGCTCGGCTATGACGTGCGCGGCGCCTTCGAGGCGCCCGTTGCCAGCCCCTTGGAAATGACACTCTACCGGACCCATGGCTGGCAGATCGTGTCGGGGATCTTTTCGCTGTTTGCCGCTATCGCGGCATTGGCCCGGATTGTCGGTGCAGGCCTGCGATCTCGTGCTACCCGCAAAATGACGCGTTTTGTGTAA
- a CDS encoding hemolysin family protein yields the protein MNSTDSDSSWSDGGDSDTDPRSPRTEPGKTRGYPGFFQRLINLFRPQSAATIRENLQDALAGNGEWDQTISPGERAMLHNILRLREMRVDDVMIPRAEIDAVDQKTTLGELLGMFERSGHSRMPVYDETLDDPRGMVHIRDVVAVITRLAAEKKRPRRKNGSATVGHNSAGEFDLSRVQLDKTIEELKLARQVLFVPPSMLAADLMARMQAQRIQMALVIDEYGGTDGLVSLEDIVETVVGDIEDEHDEDEALVTQQENGTIIADARADLEDLAKLLGSDFLEAARSEEDDVDTIGGLIFSLLGRIPVRGEVIASFAGYEFEVLEADPRRIRRVRIVRTRRRPSRRDVPDREAVPVPAGSEKGAPDVEKAAEKAE from the coding sequence ATGAACAGTACCGACAGCGACTCATCATGGTCTGACGGCGGCGACAGCGATACCGATCCCCGAAGTCCCCGCACGGAGCCCGGCAAGACACGCGGCTACCCGGGCTTTTTCCAGCGTCTGATCAATCTCTTCAGGCCGCAATCCGCCGCGACCATCCGGGAAAACCTGCAGGACGCGCTTGCCGGCAACGGCGAGTGGGACCAGACCATCTCGCCGGGCGAACGCGCCATGCTGCACAACATCCTGCGGCTGCGCGAGATGCGTGTCGACGACGTGATGATCCCGCGTGCCGAGATCGATGCCGTCGACCAGAAGACGACGCTCGGCGAATTGCTGGGCATGTTCGAACGGTCGGGCCACAGCCGCATGCCGGTCTATGACGAGACGCTCGACGACCCGCGCGGCATGGTCCACATCCGCGACGTCGTGGCCGTGATTACCAGGCTCGCTGCCGAGAAGAAGCGCCCGCGCCGCAAGAACGGTTCCGCGACGGTCGGCCACAACAGCGCCGGCGAGTTCGACCTATCCAGGGTGCAGCTCGACAAGACCATCGAGGAACTCAAGCTGGCCCGCCAGGTGCTTTTCGTGCCGCCCTCCATGCTGGCCGCCGACCTGATGGCGCGCATGCAGGCGCAGCGCATCCAGATGGCCCTGGTGATCGACGAGTATGGCGGCACCGACGGCCTCGTCTCGCTTGAGGACATCGTCGAGACGGTCGTCGGCGACATCGAGGACGAGCATGACGAGGACGAGGCGCTCGTCACCCAGCAGGAGAACGGCACGATCATCGCCGATGCGCGCGCCGACCTCGAGGACCTCGCCAAGCTGCTCGGTTCCGACTTCCTGGAGGCGGCGCGCAGCGAGGAGGACGATGTCGACACGATCGGCGGCCTGATCTTCTCGCTTCTGGGGCGGATTCCCGTTCGCGGCGAGGTGATTGCCTCCTTCGCCGGCTACGAGTTCGAGGTGCTGGAGGCCGATCCGCGCCGCATCAGGCGCGTGCGGATCGTGCGCACGAGACGCCGGCCGTCGCGCCGGGACGTTCCGGACCGCGAGGCCGTCCCGGTGCCGGCGGGCAGCGAAAAGGGCGCGCCGGACGTGGAGAAAGCCGCTGAAAAGGCGGAGTGA
- the ybeY gene encoding rRNA maturation RNase YbeY, whose translation MTPTGTRALAVEIDVGVEAGDWPGADELEALVREVVDAAAARLGLSGADTELSVLFTDDAAIRRLNAEWRGKDRPTNVLSFPAFDLAPGDAPGPMLGDIVIASQTVAREAELEGKSFDDHLRHLVVHGFLHLLGYDHENDTEAGEMEGAERAILADIGVPDPYCD comes from the coding sequence ATGACGCCAACCGGGACTAGGGCCTTGGCTGTCGAGATCGATGTCGGCGTCGAGGCCGGCGACTGGCCGGGTGCGGACGAACTCGAGGCGCTGGTGCGCGAGGTCGTCGATGCGGCGGCGGCCCGGTTGGGCCTTTCCGGTGCCGACACGGAATTGTCCGTCCTGTTCACCGATGACGCCGCGATTCGCCGGCTGAACGCCGAATGGCGCGGCAAGGACAGGCCGACGAACGTGCTGTCTTTCCCTGCCTTCGATCTCGCGCCCGGCGATGCGCCGGGGCCGATGCTCGGCGATATCGTGATCGCTTCGCAGACGGTGGCCCGCGAGGCCGAGCTTGAAGGCAAGTCCTTCGATGACCATCTCCGGCATCTGGTTGTACACGGTTTCTTGCATCTTCTGGGGTACGATCACGAAAACGACACGGAAGCCGGGGAAATGGAAGGCGCGGAACGCGCAATTCTTGCTGACATCGGCGTTCCCGACCCCTATTGTGACTGA
- a CDS encoding PhoH family protein — translation MNSEANVNPVATGASDLAHIVLTFDNNEYARALYGQFDENLALIEQRLGVDVRSKGNQVSIRGEPAATEQARRALDFLYDRLAAGGEEPDAAEVDGALRMAVAADDQLSLPTITAPAKLAAAQISTRKKTIFARTPNQDAYIRALERAELVFGIGPAGTGKTYLAVAHAAMLLERGAVERIILSRPAVEAGERLGFLPGDLKEKVDPYLRPLYDALYDMIPADKVERALAAGVIEIAPLAFMRGRTLTNAAVILDEAQNTTSMQMKMFLTRLGENSMMMVTGDPSQIDLPLGAQSGLVEALRVLRDVPGIVTVRFNEKDVVRHPLVGRIVSAYDANRD, via the coding sequence TTGAACTCAGAAGCCAATGTGAATCCCGTGGCCACCGGCGCCTCCGATCTGGCGCACATAGTCCTGACCTTCGACAACAACGAATACGCGCGCGCTCTCTACGGCCAGTTCGACGAGAACCTCGCCCTGATCGAGCAGCGCCTGGGCGTCGACGTCCGATCCAAGGGCAACCAGGTTTCGATTCGCGGCGAGCCGGCCGCCACCGAACAGGCGCGCCGCGCGCTCGACTTTCTCTACGACCGGCTGGCCGCCGGCGGCGAGGAACCCGATGCAGCCGAGGTCGACGGGGCGTTGCGCATGGCGGTCGCGGCGGACGACCAGCTTTCGCTGCCGACCATCACGGCGCCCGCGAAACTCGCGGCGGCGCAGATATCGACGCGCAAGAAGACCATATTCGCCCGCACGCCGAACCAGGATGCCTACATTCGGGCGCTCGAGCGTGCCGAGCTCGTTTTCGGCATCGGCCCGGCGGGAACCGGCAAGACCTATCTCGCGGTCGCCCATGCGGCGATGCTGCTGGAGCGCGGTGCCGTCGAGCGGATCATCCTGTCGCGTCCGGCCGTGGAGGCGGGCGAACGTCTCGGCTTCCTGCCGGGCGACCTGAAGGAGAAGGTCGATCCATATCTGCGGCCACTCTACGACGCGCTTTACGACATGATTCCCGCGGACAAGGTCGAGCGCGCGCTGGCCGCCGGTGTCATCGAGATCGCGCCGCTGGCCTTCATGCGTGGCCGCACGCTGACCAATGCCGCTGTCATACTCGACGAGGCGCAGAACACGACCTCGATGCAGATGAAGATGTTCCTGACCCGTCTCGGCGAGAATTCCATGATGATGGTGACGGGAGACCCGTCGCAGATAGATCTCCCGCTCGGGGCGCAGTCGGGGCTCGTGGAGGCACTGCGCGTGCTGCGGGACGTGCCCGGCATCGTCACCGTGCGCTTCAACGAGAAGGACGTCGTTCGCCATCCGCTCGTCGGCCGCATCGTTTCCGCCTATGACGCCAACCGGGACTAG
- the miaB gene encoding tRNA (N6-isopentenyl adenosine(37)-C2)-methylthiotransferase MiaB gives MSDILELTGREEAPAAGNTRKVFVKTYGCQMNVYDSQRMADALGADGYVETASPEDADMILLNTCHIREKAAEKVYSELGRLRKLRDRRRSDGGEMLIGVAGCVAQAEGEEIIRRAPVVDFVIGPQTYHRLPQIAAEARQGNKVVETDYAMEDKFEKLPAHDEQRVRARGVTAFLTVQEGCDKFCTFCVVPYTRGAEVSRPVHQILSEARRLAGAGVREVTLLGQNVNAWHGEGADGREWGLGELLHELAKIDGIDRLRYTTSHPRDMDDALIAAHRDLDCLMPYLHLPVQAGSDRILKAMNRKHTADEYRRLVDRIRDARPDIALSGDFIVGFPGETDADFEDTMRLIADVGYAQAFSFKYSPRPGTPGADMDDQVPEDVKTGRLHRLQALLDEQQAGFMKGLEGRTISVLLEKPGRDPGQLVGRSPWLQPVVCDENVGKIGDIVQVRITRASANSLIADNSEVEIPA, from the coding sequence ATGAGCGATATTCTGGAACTCACGGGGCGCGAAGAGGCGCCGGCTGCCGGCAACACCCGCAAGGTCTTCGTCAAGACCTATGGTTGCCAGATGAACGTCTATGACAGCCAGCGCATGGCCGATGCGCTTGGCGCAGACGGCTATGTGGAAACGGCGTCGCCGGAAGATGCCGACATGATCCTCCTCAACACATGTCACATCCGGGAGAAGGCGGCCGAGAAGGTCTATTCGGAGCTCGGACGCCTGCGCAAGCTGCGCGACAGGCGCCGTTCCGATGGCGGCGAAATGCTGATCGGCGTTGCCGGTTGCGTCGCCCAGGCCGAGGGCGAGGAGATCATTCGCCGCGCGCCTGTCGTCGATTTCGTCATCGGTCCGCAGACCTACCACCGGCTTCCGCAGATCGCGGCCGAGGCCCGGCAGGGCAACAAGGTTGTCGAGACGGACTACGCCATGGAGGACAAGTTCGAGAAGCTCCCGGCGCATGACGAGCAACGGGTCCGTGCCCGTGGCGTCACCGCCTTTCTTACCGTCCAGGAAGGCTGCGACAAGTTCTGCACCTTCTGCGTCGTGCCCTATACGCGAGGCGCCGAGGTGTCGCGCCCCGTTCACCAGATCCTTTCCGAGGCGCGCCGCCTTGCCGGGGCAGGCGTGCGCGAGGTCACCCTGCTCGGCCAGAACGTCAATGCATGGCATGGTGAGGGTGCCGATGGCCGCGAGTGGGGGCTCGGGGAACTGCTGCACGAGCTTGCGAAGATCGACGGCATAGATCGCCTGCGCTACACGACCAGCCATCCCCGCGACATGGACGATGCCCTGATAGCGGCGCATCGCGATCTCGATTGCCTGATGCCCTATCTTCACCTTCCGGTACAGGCGGGCTCCGACCGCATCCTGAAGGCGATGAACCGCAAGCATACCGCCGACGAGTACCGGCGCCTTGTGGACCGCATTCGCGATGCGCGGCCCGACATTGCCCTTTCCGGCGATTTCATCGTCGGCTTTCCGGGGGAGACCGACGCCGATTTCGAGGACACGATGCGGCTGATTGCCGATGTCGGCTACGCCCAGGCCTTCTCTTTCAAGTATTCCCCGCGTCCGGGCACGCCGGGTGCCGACATGGACGATCAGGTGCCGGAAGACGTCAAGACCGGGCGGCTTCACCGCCTGCAGGCCCTGCTCGACGAGCAGCAGGCAGGTTTCATGAAGGGGCTGGAAGGAAGGACGATTTCCGTCCTGCTCGAGAAGCCCGGGCGCGATCCGGGCCAGCTGGTCGGGAGGTCTCCCTGGCTTCAACCCGTGGTTTGTGATGAAAATGTCGGAAAAATCGGCGACATTGTCCAAGTGCGAATCACGAGGGCATCCGCCAACAGCCTGATTGCGGACAACAGCGAAGTGGAAATTCCGGCTTGA
- a CDS encoding lysophospholipid acyltransferase family protein, translating to MTRWLRLILFLGLLVPMTVLAAPFQLLAVRTGMPLRRWLPVCWHRIAARIIGLRTRVHGKPAIHDHAGVLIAANHVSWLDIIALGAAAPVSFIAKDEVARWPGISILAKLQETVFVERHRRGKVGEQAARIRDRLERGDAVVLFPEGTTSDGNFLLPFKSALFGAVGVTPHAAGKSPHVQPVAIVYTHLHGMPMGRYDRPVAAWPGDVGLAPHLWRVLGEGAIDVSIVFGEAFPASELPDRKALAAACEAAIREMVSGVLRGRTPLPSGVKTG from the coding sequence GTGACACGCTGGTTGCGCCTCATCCTCTTCCTTGGCCTGCTCGTGCCGATGACCGTGCTTGCCGCCCCTTTCCAGCTGCTTGCAGTGCGCACCGGCATGCCGCTTCGCAGGTGGCTTCCGGTATGCTGGCACCGCATTGCGGCGCGGATCATCGGGCTGCGGACACGGGTGCACGGAAAACCTGCCATTCACGATCATGCCGGTGTGCTGATCGCGGCCAATCACGTTTCGTGGCTCGACATCATCGCGCTTGGCGCCGCGGCCCCGGTATCCTTCATTGCCAAGGATGAGGTCGCCCGCTGGCCCGGCATCTCCATTCTCGCGAAACTGCAGGAAACGGTTTTCGTGGAGCGGCATAGGCGCGGCAAGGTCGGCGAGCAGGCGGCGCGCATCCGCGATCGTCTCGAGAGGGGCGATGCCGTCGTCCTCTTTCCCGAGGGCACCACGTCCGACGGCAATTTCCTGCTGCCGTTCAAGTCCGCGCTGTTCGGTGCGGTGGGTGTCACGCCCCATGCTGCCGGAAAGTCGCCTCACGTCCAGCCGGTCGCCATCGTCTACACCCACCTGCACGGGATGCCGATGGGGCGCTACGACCGGCCGGTTGCCGCCTGGCCGGGTGACGTCGGGCTGGCCCCGCATCTCTGGCGCGTGCTGGGCGAGGGCGCCATCGACGTGTCGATCGTCTTCGGCGAAGCCTTTCCGGCTTCGGAACTGCCCGACCGCAAGGCGCTTGCGGCCGCCTGCGAGGCCGCGATCCGCGAAATGGTCTCCGGCGTATTGCGCGGCCGCACACCGCTTCCAAGCGGCGTCAAAACGGGGTAA
- a CDS encoding Fur family transcriptional regulator: MRMTDQRRVIARVLQDASDHPDVDELYRRASTVDSNISISTVYRTVKLFEDAGIIEKHEFRDGRARYEPIPDEHHDHLIDVTSGDVIEFRNARIEALQEEIARELGYRIVDHRLELYAVPIDPKDKT; the protein is encoded by the coding sequence ATGCGCATGACAGACCAGCGCCGCGTGATTGCGCGCGTGTTGCAGGATGCGTCCGATCATCCGGACGTGGACGAGCTGTATCGCCGGGCATCGACGGTGGATTCGAACATTTCCATTTCCACCGTCTATCGAACCGTGAAGCTGTTCGAGGACGCCGGCATCATCGAAAAGCACGAATTTCGCGACGGCCGGGCGCGATACGAGCCGATCCCCGACGAGCATCACGATCACCTGATCGACGTGACGTCCGGCGACGTGATCGAGTTTCGCAATGCGCGCATCGAGGCACTGCAGGAAGAGATAGCCCGTGAACTGGGCTACCGCATCGTCGATCACCGTCTCGAACTCTACGCGGTGCCGATCGACCCCAAGGACAAGACCTGA
- the rimI gene encoding ribosomal protein S18-alanine N-acetyltransferase: MNWLARLFPLDVVIDPLEPVHARSMAELHSGSFARPWTDGEFHDLLSQDTVFGFAAREMRFGKGRVLGFVLVRAAAGEAEILTIVVSPDWQRHGIGRKLMDAALAEAHRERIEAVFLEVDETNESAIALYRRLGFYQVGGRPDYYRDSSGRATAALVMRRDLR; the protein is encoded by the coding sequence ATGAACTGGCTCGCCAGGCTTTTCCCGCTCGATGTCGTCATCGACCCCCTGGAGCCGGTGCACGCCCGCTCCATGGCCGAGTTGCATTCCGGCAGCTTCGCCCGGCCATGGACGGACGGCGAGTTCCACGACCTGCTCTCGCAGGACACCGTGTTCGGCTTTGCCGCCCGCGAAATGCGGTTCGGCAAGGGCCGGGTTCTCGGTTTCGTGCTGGTGCGTGCCGCCGCGGGCGAGGCGGAAATACTGACGATCGTGGTTTCTCCCGACTGGCAGCGTCACGGCATCGGCCGCAAGCTGATGGATGCCGCGCTGGCCGAGGCGCATCGCGAACGGATCGAGGCGGTGTTCCTGGAGGTCGACGAGACCAACGAATCTGCCATCGCTCTGTATCGGCGGCTCGGATTCTACCAGGTCGGAGGCCGGCCGGATTACTATCGGGACAGCTCGGGACGGGCGACGGCCGCGCTTGTCATGCGCCGCGATCTCCGTTAA